The Cloacibacillus sp. genome has a window encoding:
- a CDS encoding PD-(D/E)XK nuclease family protein yields MAATIESYYNITEKEYRLRAFYNKYGAEALFIVPSGLDRDALLDIICGGDPYFGDRPTVWTVGDLYKELQRITGSSVRVIDPPDHNLILRWLLEEFLSEMEEAGVALAPGLYHKGFVSVLGDNIKELLSEEVSCEGLSQALFEEEEPDPALPEAILITLYERYTDYLAEYGLADAAQIATLTRLKLNVPEALEFATGKKLVLAGFLSFTGAQLKLVRALCDIAEVLMLQPETGLDSFHDGISQLGSEYYGRPEWNVPIVKLEASNAYLELEALARETALWIEGTGGFTELGGLDDYGEVGLLISPDRLPVMEYALSRYKIPYNIQVRGTVGETLAGDLPSMIWRVWNSNWDNYNTAILLANPLLFSEEGGFAAEYDESSFPEGYDEWRRALSPSARKRLAEIRALCLAFEKGGTPADILSLWHDFLEGADVVGGAVSVASGEPALDERVKDVSHALYELKKKIKNLNDEAKYIGPAAGVVLRGGEAVAFINDWGRTATLPIQLPQSHSLTLYAGMPPILTEHRYWLMAGVDYNSWPGMLRESLLLRNDNKVRFNAGSTEDDEHPHLPEIREEREQKEAIFRRLLATGREGLVIARSLTDASKDPVAESQFVAPLFKRRDPKRGWHEAGKVCYPLDAALPDGNGPWFLQAEIICTPVSSSPAQKIPEGRADEEGKPVVRISDIDTWNVCPYLYWCQSRMRFERPRSELYDPRVAGTLSHRIWEEAIQAKAAEPKLSLQGYVMENWRRFKDECYPALDADPRLARHEKNLMRQLFGMAALQDEIEGRIPEGARLKIETECALDSFELNGVLFRGQADRIDYYADGAVVMDYKLGRSAAHEKELQVPAYCAILKEAGIAVQGLGWFGQRDCSVSGYFNGGYFDIYAAGGTKRSRQSAAERIEEALSVMERMAESVKNGRYLPKYDVKALRCKSCAFYVLCRKRDTQGYIAAEPEESEGNGDE; encoded by the coding sequence ATGGCGGCGACGATCGAAAGTTACTATAACATCACGGAAAAAGAATACAGGCTGCGCGCCTTTTACAATAAATACGGTGCGGAGGCGCTGTTTATCGTACCCTCCGGCCTTGACCGGGATGCGCTGCTTGACATTATCTGCGGCGGCGATCCCTATTTCGGAGACCGCCCGACGGTCTGGACCGTCGGCGACCTGTATAAAGAACTGCAGCGTATCACCGGCTCGTCTGTGCGGGTCATCGACCCACCCGACCACAACCTGATCCTGCGCTGGCTGCTGGAAGAATTCCTCTCCGAGATGGAGGAGGCGGGCGTCGCGCTGGCTCCCGGCCTCTACCATAAGGGGTTTGTCTCCGTTCTGGGAGATAATATAAAGGAGCTGCTCTCAGAGGAGGTTTCCTGCGAAGGGCTTTCGCAGGCGCTTTTTGAAGAGGAGGAGCCAGATCCGGCTCTGCCTGAGGCGATCCTCATCACTTTGTATGAACGGTATACGGACTATCTTGCGGAGTACGGCCTCGCCGACGCGGCGCAGATCGCCACCCTGACGCGGCTGAAGCTCAACGTGCCGGAGGCGCTGGAATTCGCCACGGGCAAGAAGCTGGTGCTCGCCGGTTTCCTCTCCTTCACGGGGGCGCAGCTGAAACTTGTCCGCGCGCTCTGCGATATCGCCGAGGTGCTGATGCTGCAGCCTGAAACGGGGCTGGACAGTTTCCATGACGGCATCAGCCAGCTGGGAAGCGAATATTACGGCCGTCCCGAGTGGAACGTCCCCATCGTGAAGCTCGAAGCGAGCAACGCCTATCTCGAGCTGGAGGCGCTGGCGCGCGAGACGGCGCTCTGGATCGAGGGCACGGGCGGTTTTACGGAGCTGGGCGGCCTCGACGACTACGGCGAGGTGGGGCTGCTGATATCTCCCGACCGGCTGCCGGTTATGGAATACGCGCTGTCGCGCTACAAGATACCTTACAATATCCAGGTACGGGGCACGGTCGGCGAAACGCTGGCCGGAGATCTGCCTTCGATGATATGGCGGGTCTGGAACTCTAACTGGGACAATTACAACACTGCGATACTGCTCGCGAATCCGCTGCTCTTCTCGGAGGAGGGCGGATTTGCGGCGGAATATGACGAGAGCTCTTTTCCCGAGGGTTACGACGAATGGCGGCGGGCGCTCTCTCCTTCGGCGCGAAAGAGGCTGGCCGAGATACGCGCGCTCTGCCTCGCCTTTGAAAAGGGCGGCACGCCGGCGGATATACTATCGCTATGGCATGATTTTCTAGAGGGGGCCGATGTAGTCGGCGGCGCGGTAAGCGTCGCCTCCGGCGAACCTGCGCTTGACGAGAGGGTGAAGGATGTTTCCCACGCCCTCTATGAGCTCAAAAAAAAGATAAAAAACCTTAACGACGAGGCGAAATACATCGGCCCGGCGGCGGGGGTGGTGCTGCGCGGCGGCGAGGCGGTTGCCTTCATCAACGACTGGGGCCGTACCGCCACGCTGCCGATACAGCTGCCGCAGAGCCACTCTCTGACGCTGTACGCGGGGATGCCGCCTATACTGACGGAGCACCGCTACTGGCTGATGGCGGGCGTCGATTACAACAGCTGGCCGGGGATGCTGAGGGAATCTTTGCTGCTGCGCAATGATAACAAGGTGAGGTTCAACGCCGGTTCGACGGAGGATGATGAGCATCCCCATCTGCCGGAGATACGCGAAGAGCGCGAGCAGAAGGAGGCCATTTTCCGCCGCCTGCTCGCTACGGGTAGAGAGGGCCTGGTCATCGCCCGCTCTCTGACCGATGCGAGCAAAGATCCCGTAGCCGAGTCTCAGTTTGTTGCTCCGCTGTTTAAGCGGAGGGACCCTAAAAGGGGCTGGCATGAGGCGGGGAAGGTCTGCTACCCGCTTGACGCTGCGCTTCCGGACGGAAACGGCCCGTGGTTTCTGCAGGCGGAGATAATCTGCACGCCGGTAAGCTCCTCCCCAGCGCAGAAGATACCTGAGGGACGCGCCGATGAAGAGGGAAAACCCGTCGTGCGCATCAGTGACATCGATACATGGAACGTCTGCCCATATCTCTACTGGTGCCAGAGCCGTATGCGTTTTGAACGGCCGCGCTCCGAGCTGTATGACCCGCGCGTTGCGGGAACGCTCTCCCACCGTATATGGGAGGAGGCCATCCAGGCCAAAGCGGCAGAGCCGAAGCTCTCTCTGCAGGGATATGTGATGGAAAACTGGCGCCGTTTTAAAGACGAATGTTATCCCGCGCTCGACGCGGACCCGCGGCTCGCGCGGCATGAGAAAAATCTCATGCGCCAGCTGTTCGGGATGGCGGCCCTGCAGGATGAAATAGAGGGGCGTATCCCCGAGGGCGCGCGACTGAAGATAGAGACGGAATGCGCTCTGGACAGCTTTGAGCTGAACGGCGTTCTCTTCAGGGGGCAGGCTGACAGGATAGATTATTACGCCGACGGAGCCGTCGTGATGGACTATAAGCTTGGCAGAAGCGCCGCGCATGAGAAAGAGCTGCAGGTTCCAGCCTACTGCGCGATATTGAAAGAGGCGGGGATCGCGGTGCAGGGGCTCGGGTGGTTTGGACAGCGTGACTGCTCGGTCTCCGGTTATTTCAACGGCGGATATTTTGATATTTACGCGGCGGGCGGAACGAAGCGAAGCCGTCAGAGCGCCGCCGAGAGGATAGAAGAGGCGCTCTCGGTGATGGAGCGGATGGCCGAGTCCGTTAAAAACGGGAGATACCTCCCAAAATACGACGTAAAGGCCCTGCGGTGCAAGAGCTGCGCCTTTTATGTGCTTTGCCGCAAGCGCGATACGCAGGGCTATATAGCGGCGGAACCGGAAGAGAGCGAGGGGAATGGCGATGAGTAG
- a CDS encoding UvrD-helicase domain-containing protein — MAMSSGGPRWHSLIKGTEAQIEALTSDKYLTVVSAGAGTGKTQTLAQRFAWLLASDPECGVGEVLVLTFTKKAAREMQERIKGTLERWYAECPDELSHLKSRIEGIDDAYISTIHSFAMKLIRESGLALDIDPTASIMPAPKADIWWRGFASMLSAASEERILAALPDEWRVRASALMREPEFIEMLNAFGPEAVAEAAKSCSEKLYCAGQSPESLWEHDDTELTASIDSLKELKKDIYVLWSRDVFPAILSTPEFSGGRNRKPTKAKEKLAPFIERWRAAPAASDDELRQFCGELFESVLIPLPGGKIKDAISEALGAGLKEWRDETKALLALAVSPSKEEKRINCLLCRVCAIGWACWDEFRRRENLLSLSDLIYYASEVLRSSADYKRKFKHIMVDEFQDTDPLQDGLIEALWVTPETESDFHNTLFLVGDQKQSIYRFRHADLTLFRGYIERCRRHGAEEYCKYVSLDQNFRTASGLLEKFNGLFGELWGGGSEIFYEPLLPPQDEEIRGRRNASVGKPQLELLCAVSPYGDKDEKILMPELRLRLYSELGRRMARMREEGRLIWDKGRGEFRPVKWRDFAVLVPARTEYAMIERAFERLGLPYLLSTNKNYFARGEIGDLVNLISLLAEPDEPLFLGGWLASPFSGVSIEEAERMLAAALESRESRKALPLAEVVRREHPELCARLEHLRRTALLSGVSAVILEILREPSFLENYGGLRRRRVNANIVYLAQLAEEYERSQGKSLKGCAEYLLSAASSEGAKEEPDSADEDTDAIQVMTIHASKGLEFPVVALIYADKRGPRSSALQVSKRYGVIAKETPDFLLRDEPGGKNISAMWEMKEESEAESAERDRLWYVGFTRAQDRLILCAAYQESKADAEGSKRPNLLSRTAGGLPPEDISYITEEPEGLPKYTPYEARAQAEGMALKIVSPAKLGRISASAYALISWCPAAYRTVYRQGRTISWTVKGGEGGGSDFGSLTHWLLARWDFRAESLVRWLPFSREGQGYEAVMRRLPVELRDEFASGAKRREIRELLQRYVQSEECSLFAELASAESRIRLFREMPFRVPDRGTVLVGATDLFWRDDSGLHLRDWKSSSEEYAPSYYYERQLEFYAYALHRFFEPRGGVIPIDSAVIYLRSQDKERKIRAYGAEDFAAVGGLIEAAAIEALSGGFVGKKERCAVCPWRADCEVR; from the coding sequence ATGGCGATGAGTAGCGGCGGCCCGCGGTGGCATTCGCTTATCAAGGGCACGGAGGCGCAGATAGAGGCGCTGACGAGCGATAAATACCTGACAGTGGTCAGCGCGGGCGCGGGAACGGGCAAGACGCAGACTCTGGCGCAGCGCTTCGCCTGGCTGCTCGCCTCCGACCCGGAGTGCGGCGTCGGCGAGGTGCTGGTGCTCACCTTCACCAAGAAGGCGGCGCGCGAGATGCAGGAACGTATAAAGGGCACGCTTGAAAGGTGGTACGCGGAGTGTCCCGACGAGCTGTCACACCTTAAAAGCAGGATCGAGGGCATCGACGACGCCTACATATCGACGATCCATTCATTTGCGATGAAGCTCATCCGCGAGTCGGGGCTTGCGCTTGACATCGATCCCACGGCCTCGATCATGCCGGCGCCAAAGGCCGATATTTGGTGGCGCGGGTTTGCCTCGATGCTTTCCGCGGCCTCCGAAGAGAGGATACTGGCGGCTCTGCCGGACGAGTGGCGCGTGCGCGCCTCGGCGCTTATGCGCGAGCCGGAGTTTATCGAAATGCTGAACGCCTTCGGTCCGGAGGCGGTGGCCGAGGCGGCCAAGAGCTGTTCGGAAAAGCTCTACTGCGCGGGGCAGAGCCCGGAGTCTCTGTGGGAACATGACGATACGGAGCTGACAGCCTCGATAGATTCCCTGAAAGAGCTTAAAAAAGATATCTATGTGCTTTGGTCGCGCGACGTTTTCCCAGCGATATTGTCGACGCCCGAATTCAGCGGCGGCAGAAATAGGAAGCCCACGAAGGCCAAAGAGAAGCTCGCCCCCTTCATCGAGCGCTGGCGCGCCGCTCCGGCGGCTTCGGATGATGAGCTCCGGCAGTTCTGCGGCGAGCTCTTTGAAAGCGTCCTCATTCCGCTGCCGGGCGGGAAGATCAAAGATGCGATCAGCGAGGCGCTGGGCGCAGGCCTCAAGGAATGGCGCGACGAAACGAAGGCTCTGCTGGCGCTCGCCGTCTCTCCCTCAAAGGAGGAAAAGAGGATCAACTGCCTTCTCTGCCGCGTCTGCGCCATAGGCTGGGCCTGTTGGGACGAGTTCCGCCGCCGGGAGAATCTGCTGTCTCTCTCAGACCTCATCTATTACGCCTCCGAGGTGCTGCGCTCCTCCGCCGACTACAAAAGAAAATTCAAGCACATCATGGTCGACGAGTTTCAGGACACCGACCCCCTACAGGACGGCCTCATCGAGGCGCTTTGGGTGACACCGGAGACGGAGAGCGACTTCCATAATACGCTTTTTCTTGTCGGAGACCAGAAGCAGTCGATCTACCGCTTCCGCCACGCGGACCTTACCCTCTTCCGCGGATATATAGAGCGCTGCCGCCGTCACGGCGCGGAAGAATACTGCAAATATGTTTCGCTGGACCAGAATTTCCGTACGGCGAGCGGCTTGCTGGAAAAATTCAACGGCCTCTTCGGCGAGCTGTGGGGCGGCGGTTCGGAGATCTTCTACGAGCCGCTGCTGCCGCCGCAGGACGAAGAGATCCGCGGGCGGCGCAACGCCTCCGTCGGGAAGCCGCAGCTTGAGCTGTTGTGCGCGGTATCCCCCTATGGCGACAAAGACGAAAAGATATTGATGCCGGAGCTCCGCCTGCGCCTCTACAGCGAGCTGGGGCGCAGGATGGCGCGTATGCGCGAGGAGGGGCGGCTGATATGGGATAAGGGGCGGGGAGAATTCCGCCCTGTGAAGTGGCGCGACTTCGCCGTGCTCGTACCGGCCCGCACCGAATACGCAATGATCGAAAGGGCCTTTGAGCGGCTCGGCCTTCCCTATCTGCTCTCCACGAATAAAAACTATTTCGCGCGCGGCGAGATCGGCGACCTTGTAAACCTCATCTCGCTGCTCGCCGAACCCGACGAGCCTCTCTTCCTCGGAGGATGGCTGGCCTCGCCCTTCAGCGGGGTATCCATCGAAGAGGCGGAACGGATGCTGGCGGCGGCGCTGGAGAGCAGGGAGAGCCGAAAGGCGCTGCCTCTCGCGGAGGTCGTCCGCCGCGAGCATCCGGAGCTATGCGCGCGCCTGGAGCACCTTCGCCGGACGGCGCTTCTTTCTGGCGTCTCCGCCGTGATCCTCGAAATACTCAGGGAACCCTCGTTCCTGGAAAACTACGGCGGTCTGCGGCGGCGGCGCGTGAACGCCAATATCGTCTATCTCGCCCAGCTTGCGGAGGAGTACGAACGCTCACAGGGAAAATCGCTGAAGGGCTGTGCGGAATATCTGCTCTCGGCGGCCTCCTCCGAGGGTGCGAAGGAGGAGCCGGACTCCGCCGACGAGGATACGGACGCGATCCAGGTGATGACGATACACGCCTCCAAGGGGCTGGAGTTTCCCGTTGTGGCGCTGATATATGCCGATAAGAGGGGGCCGCGGAGCTCCGCGCTCCAAGTGTCGAAAAGGTACGGCGTCATCGCGAAAGAGACGCCGGATTTTCTTCTCCGTGACGAGCCGGGCGGAAAGAATATCTCCGCGATGTGGGAGATGAAAGAGGAATCTGAGGCCGAGTCGGCGGAGCGCGACCGGCTTTGGTACGTCGGCTTCACGCGCGCGCAGGACCGGCTGATTCTCTGCGCGGCCTATCAGGAGTCAAAGGCCGACGCGGAGGGAAGTAAACGCCCAAATCTGCTGAGCCGTACGGCGGGCGGCCTGCCGCCGGAGGATATCTCCTATATAACGGAGGAGCCGGAGGGACTGCCGAAATACACGCCGTACGAAGCAAGGGCGCAGGCAGAGGGGATGGCTCTGAAGATCGTGAGCCCCGCCAAGCTTGGGCGTATATCGGCCTCGGCCTATGCGCTGATCTCCTGGTGTCCGGCGGCCTACCGCACCGTATACCGCCAGGGCCGGACTATAAGCTGGACCGTAAAGGGCGGCGAGGGGGGCGGCTCGGACTTTGGCTCGCTGACGCACTGGCTGCTGGCGCGCTGGGACTTCCGCGCCGAGAGCCTCGTCCGCTGGCTGCCCTTCAGCCGCGAGGGGCAGGGTTACGAGGCTGTTATGCGCCGCCTGCCGGTCGAACTCAGGGATGAATTTGCCTCGGGTGCGAAACGCCGCGAAATACGCGAACTTCTGCAGAGATACGTGCAGAGCGAAGAGTGTTCCCTCTTCGCGGAACTTGCCTCGGCGGAGAGCCGTATCAGGCTCTTCCGGGAGATGCCCTTCCGCGTGCCGGACCGTGGCACCGTCCTCGTCGGCGCTACGGACCTCTTCTGGCGCGACGATTCGGGGCTGCATCTGCGCGACTGGAAGAGCTCGTCAGAGGAATACGCTCCCTCATATTATTATGAGCGGCAATTGGAATTCTACGCCTACGCGCTGCACCGCTTCTTCGAGCCGCGGGGCGGCGTCATTCCCATTGATTCGGCGGTCATATATCTGCGCTCGCAGGATAAGGAGAGAAAGATACGCGCCTACGGGGCGGAAGATTTCGCGGCGGTCGGCGGTCTGATCGAGGCGGCGGCCATCGAAGCTCTTTCCGGCGGCTTCGTGGGTAAAAAGGAGCGCTGCGCCGTCTGTCCGTGGCGGGCGGACTGCGAAGTCCGGTAA
- a CDS encoding V-type ATP synthase subunit I gives MALAEMCKARIAVHRAVADELAAKLQALGCCEFVNKEGEAGHSEAMFRLREKRHHIDELIGDAKFLIRLLEPYETKKEGSLAKMLGDIPTLTFDQLAAQVNEKKFTDFTSSMRDIERRLTETRADVSRLKGLLSQIALLESVKYPLEFFTTGTELVAGAIYAAPKATAQAMAARLTKELGEMVEMQQLPGNEKDPNETFAVLCQKSEYEKVQETTAEFGAARIDVPKDFLLTAAAEKEALASEISGLEAKEEGLVKELAGSADEGLYMARNYGDYWTILRNRLEAMETGVPTEEVLIWEFWVPKSLMKKVEYTVEAYSAYTELAVVKPDEGEEPPTLLKNAPWSSCIEPLTIMYGTPTYGKVDPTSLMAPFFFVFLGMCFGDAGYGLVVAGILGYLLVKHKLTPTLRKFFVLMTVGMGMTVIFGALTGSWFGDSVTAFPFLSGLVPLVHGIQVLDPMNDPMTLLLISLGLGFIQVMFGLAIAFVENWRGGDKMAAVSDQGGWMIFLLGLVLMGCSMTGYLPSAWVLPSKIVAIGGALLLVATQGREKKGIAGKLFSGVLSLYNVTGFLGDVLSYSRLLALGLGSAAVGMVINLLANLVAGTPYIGIFLAVLIFVLGHTFSIVVNLLGAFIHSLRLQYVEFFGKFYNATGKDFTPLCNAAQYSRIQEDSSVN, from the coding sequence ATGGCTCTCGCCGAAATGTGTAAGGCGCGTATAGCTGTTCACAGAGCTGTTGCGGATGAGCTTGCGGCAAAACTGCAGGCACTTGGCTGCTGCGAATTCGTGAACAAAGAGGGCGAAGCCGGACATAGCGAAGCGATGTTCAGGCTGCGTGAGAAACGGCATCACATCGACGAACTTATCGGCGACGCTAAATTTCTCATTCGCCTGCTGGAACCGTACGAGACGAAGAAAGAGGGCTCGCTGGCGAAGATGCTCGGCGATATCCCGACGCTCACCTTTGATCAGCTTGCCGCGCAGGTCAACGAAAAGAAATTTACAGATTTTACCTCTTCGATGAGGGATATCGAGCGGAGGCTCACCGAGACCCGCGCCGATGTCTCGCGGCTGAAGGGGCTGCTTTCCCAGATAGCGCTGCTGGAGAGCGTCAAGTATCCGCTTGAGTTCTTCACTACGGGCACCGAGTTGGTCGCCGGGGCAATCTATGCCGCTCCAAAAGCTACGGCGCAGGCTATGGCCGCGCGTCTTACAAAGGAGCTCGGCGAGATGGTCGAGATGCAGCAGCTTCCGGGAAATGAAAAAGACCCGAACGAGACGTTTGCCGTGCTCTGTCAAAAGAGCGAGTACGAAAAGGTACAGGAGACCACCGCCGAATTCGGCGCGGCGCGTATCGATGTACCCAAGGATTTCCTGCTTACGGCCGCCGCCGAAAAGGAGGCGCTTGCGTCGGAGATATCCGGCCTCGAAGCGAAAGAGGAGGGGCTCGTCAAGGAGCTCGCCGGTTCCGCTGACGAGGGGCTTTACATGGCGCGCAACTATGGGGACTACTGGACGATACTTCGTAACCGCCTTGAGGCCATGGAGACCGGCGTCCCCACGGAAGAGGTGCTTATCTGGGAGTTCTGGGTCCCTAAGTCGTTAATGAAGAAGGTAGAATATACCGTGGAGGCCTATTCGGCCTATACCGAACTCGCCGTCGTCAAGCCGGATGAGGGCGAAGAGCCGCCGACGCTTTTGAAAAACGCGCCGTGGTCCTCCTGCATCGAGCCGCTGACGATAATGTACGGTACGCCGACATACGGCAAGGTGGACCCTACATCGCTGATGGCCCCATTCTTTTTCGTATTCCTCGGCATGTGTTTCGGTGACGCGGGGTACGGACTCGTCGTCGCTGGCATCCTCGGATACCTGCTCGTCAAGCACAAGCTTACGCCGACGCTGCGCAAGTTCTTTGTGCTCATGACAGTCGGCATGGGGATGACGGTAATCTTCGGAGCCCTGACAGGTTCATGGTTTGGAGATTCCGTGACCGCCTTCCCGTTCCTCAGCGGCCTTGTGCCGCTGGTACACGGCATACAGGTGCTGGACCCGATGAACGACCCGATGACGCTGCTTCTCATATCGCTGGGACTTGGCTTCATCCAGGTGATGTTCGGCCTGGCGATCGCCTTTGTTGAAAACTGGAGGGGCGGCGATAAGATGGCCGCCGTTTCAGACCAGGGCGGATGGATGATATTCCTTCTCGGCCTCGTGCTTATGGGCTGCTCGATGACGGGCTATCTTCCCTCTGCATGGGTGCTTCCCTCTAAGATCGTAGCCATAGGCGGCGCTCTGCTGCTGGTAGCGACTCAGGGCAGAGAGAAGAAGGGTATTGCCGGCAAGCTTTTCTCAGGCGTGCTCAGCCTCTACAATGTCACCGGCTTCCTTGGCGACGTATTGAGCTATAGCCGTCTGCTGGCGCTTGGACTCGGCTCTGCCGCGGTCGGCATGGTCATCAACCTGCTCGCGAACCTCGTTGCCGGGACCCCCTACATCGGCATATTCCTTGCCGTGCTGATTTTTGTCCTCGGACACACCTTCAGCATCGTGGTGAACCTTCTCGGGGCGTTCATACACTCCCTGAGGCTCCAGTACGTTGAGTTCTTCGGTAAGTTCTACAACGCTACGGGAAAAGATTTCACCCCGCTCTGCAATGCGGCCCAGTATTCCCGCATTCAGGAAGATTCTTCCGTAAATTAA
- a CDS encoding V-type ATP synthase subunit K has translation METILSTMADQLGQMLVILGGALAVGFAGSGSAWGIGIANEAAAGVMTEDPKKFGYALVLLALPGTQGIYGLLVAVLAMQKAGLLGGAGAVALTVWQGFGICCACLPIAISGFYSAIWQGKSSAATILMIAKRPEQIGKAVILPAMCETYAVFGLLVSILMLNGIKL, from the coding sequence ATGGAAACAATTCTCTCAACAATGGCTGATCAGCTTGGACAGATGCTTGTTATACTTGGCGGCGCGCTCGCCGTCGGCTTCGCGGGTTCGGGCTCCGCGTGGGGCATAGGCATAGCTAATGAAGCCGCCGCCGGCGTAATGACCGAAGATCCAAAGAAATTCGGCTACGCGCTCGTTCTTCTCGCCCTTCCCGGTACGCAGGGCATCTACGGCCTGCTTGTCGCGGTTCTCGCGATGCAGAAGGCCGGACTGCTCGGCGGCGCCGGCGCGGTCGCCCTCACCGTGTGGCAGGGATTCGGCATCTGCTGCGCCTGCCTTCCCATCGCGATCTCCGGTTTTTATTCCGCCATTTGGCAAGGCAAGTCCTCTGCGGCTACGATCCTCATGATCGCCAAGCGTCCGGAGCAGATAGGTAAGGCGGTCATCCTTCCGGCCATGTGCGAAACATACGCCGTATTCGGACTCCTTGTCAGCATCTTGATGCTCAACGGAATCAAGCTTTAG
- a CDS encoding V-type ATP synthase subunit E family protein, whose amino-acid sequence MSLAQITEKIRNDAQKEADEILSKAKAQADFITQKAGQECDEIKAGFDARFEAERPEIMKRREIVANLDVEKMMLRAKRDLIEDVYHGGLAKMAELPKDEYLSFCARLLDEAVSSRDEKVTVGAGEKYIDREWLAAYNGEHGSNLELSEEKADITGGFILVRDRTNIDCSWDMLIKVLQEKQESDVVKRLFPSE is encoded by the coding sequence ATGTCTTTAGCCCAGATTACAGAAAAAATCAGGAATGACGCTCAGAAAGAGGCTGATGAGATTCTCTCAAAGGCTAAAGCACAAGCGGATTTCATCACCCAGAAGGCCGGACAGGAATGCGATGAAATAAAGGCGGGCTTCGACGCCCGTTTTGAGGCTGAGCGTCCCGAGATAATGAAGCGCAGAGAGATCGTGGCCAATCTTGACGTTGAAAAGATGATGCTGCGTGCCAAAAGGGATCTTATCGAAGATGTCTACCACGGCGGCCTCGCCAAGATGGCGGAGCTTCCGAAGGACGAATATCTCAGCTTCTGCGCACGCCTCCTCGACGAGGCCGTCAGCTCACGCGACGAGAAGGTGACTGTAGGCGCAGGAGAGAAATACATTGACCGTGAGTGGCTCGCCGCCTACAACGGCGAACATGGTTCGAATCTTGAGCTCTCTGAGGAAAAGGCCGATATCACAGGCGGATTCATCCTCGTAAGGGACAGGACGAACATAGACTGCTCATGGGATATGCTTATTAAGGTTTTACAGGAAAAACAGGAATCCGACGTTGTAAAGCGTTTGTTCCCGTCAGAATAA
- a CDS encoding V-type ATPase subunit, translating into MSRKEAYGYAVARIRAMEQRLLDAAAFARLLDAEDTASVLKILGETSYASVLTSVSGESGFDKVLETALHDTYEEISSFVPDKGLIDLLRLQYDFSNVKVMLKSLFNARSGGKKRWDLLTSLASYPVDRLISDAEAEEYQLLPFGLNTLYPRCISVWEQSKDVLEAERLLDRQMFEVMLKDAKALGMPEILDWVRTRIDGENIRSLLRLKRFGYDAACALPFMHEGGKIDLNVLVPMISEPFETWGRMIDYTDFSPLLGQVDSAAGFAEIIMDIERALDDFYLDSIAKSKYSPDAPGNVIAYLWAKELEVKNIRMIFVSKSNRQDKDQVRRLLRHVYV; encoded by the coding sequence ATGTCACGTAAGGAGGCTTATGGTTACGCCGTAGCGCGAATACGCGCTATGGAGCAGCGCCTTCTTGATGCCGCGGCCTTCGCAAGGCTGCTGGATGCCGAAGACACGGCCTCCGTCCTCAAAATTCTTGGGGAGACATCTTACGCGTCTGTACTGACATCAGTCTCCGGCGAGAGCGGTTTTGACAAGGTTCTTGAAACTGCCCTCCACGATACATACGAGGAAATCAGCTCCTTTGTTCCCGATAAGGGACTGATAGACCTGCTACGCCTGCAATATGACTTCAGCAACGTCAAGGTGATGCTGAAGAGCCTTTTCAACGCGAGGAGCGGCGGCAAAAAGAGGTGGGACCTGCTCACCTCGCTTGCCTCCTATCCCGTAGACAGGCTCATTTCAGACGCGGAAGCCGAGGAATACCAGCTTCTGCCCTTTGGCCTCAACACACTCTATCCCAGGTGCATTTCAGTATGGGAGCAGAGCAAAGATGTGCTTGAAGCTGAGAGGCTGCTTGACCGCCAGATGTTCGAGGTAATGCTGAAAGACGCGAAGGCGCTGGGTATGCCGGAGATACTTGACTGGGTACGCACGAGAATCGATGGAGAGAACATTCGTTCGCTCCTGCGGCTCAAGAGGTTTGGCTACGACGCGGCGTGTGCGCTGCCGTTCATGCACGAGGGCGGAAAGATCGATCTGAACGTCCTTGTGCCGATGATATCCGAACCTTTCGAGACCTGGGGCAGGATGATCGACTACACGGACTTCTCGCCGCTGCTTGGTCAGGTGGACAGTGCGGCAGGATTTGCCGAGATAATAATGGATATTGAGAGAGCGCTCGACGACTTCTATCTCGATTCCATCGCAAAAAGCAAGTACAGCCCCGACGCCCCCGGCAATGTCATTGCCTACCTGTGGGCGAAAGAGCTTGAGGTAAAAAATATTCGGATGATCTTTGTCTCAAAGTCCAACAGGCAGGACAAAGATCAGGTAAGGAGGCTCCTGCGCCATGTCTACGTCTAA
- a CDS encoding V-type ATP synthase subunit F — MSTSKQRAPMAAVGSYESILPFKAIGLDVVVLTEENSESIAPVLHKYSRSGYAVLFLEEELFVKYRDTVDEINEYTDLSIIPVPNQKGSMGIGIESIRRNVERAVGMDIFGEK; from the coding sequence ATGTCTACGTCTAAACAGAGAGCGCCGATGGCCGCCGTCGGCAGTTACGAAAGCATACTGCCCTTCAAGGCTATCGGTCTGGACGTGGTAGTTCTCACGGAAGAGAACAGCGAGAGCATCGCTCCGGTCCTTCATAAATACTCGCGTTCGGGCTATGCCGTGCTGTTTCTCGAAGAGGAACTCTTCGTGAAATACAGGGATACCGTGGACGAGATAAACGAATATACAGACCTTAGCATTATACCCGTACCAAACCAGAAGGGATCCATGGGGATAGGCATTGAGTCAATACGCCGCAACGTCGAACGCGCGGTCGGCATGGATATATTTGGTGAGAAATGA